Proteins from a single region of Streptomyces griseiscabiei:
- a CDS encoding NAD-dependent epimerase/dehydratase family protein, whose amino-acid sequence MPAPRTVLLTGAAGGLGTLMRELLPAHGYELRLLDLLPVEGAPDAITADLADREALREAVRGVDAIIHLAGISLEASFEKILRANIEGTYNLYEAARAEGVPRIVFASSNHAVGFTPRPRAGDPLIPIGAPHRPDTFYGLSKSFGEDLAQLYWDKHGLETVSVRIGSCFPEPTSVRMLSLWMSPADGARLFHAALTAEDVGHTIVYGSSANTRLWWDLSTARALGYAPRDDSEPYAEKLIAEHGELDPDDVAHAHLGGHFVSDPPIWPY is encoded by the coding sequence ATGCCCGCTCCCCGCACCGTTCTGCTCACCGGCGCCGCCGGTGGCCTCGGCACCCTGATGCGGGAGCTGCTCCCGGCACACGGCTACGAGCTGCGCCTGCTGGACCTGCTCCCCGTCGAGGGCGCCCCGGACGCGATCACGGCCGACCTCGCCGACCGGGAGGCCCTGCGCGAGGCCGTACGGGGCGTCGACGCGATCATCCACCTCGCGGGCATCTCCCTGGAAGCCTCCTTCGAGAAGATCCTCCGGGCGAACATCGAGGGGACGTACAACCTGTACGAGGCGGCCCGCGCGGAGGGCGTCCCCCGGATCGTCTTCGCCTCCTCCAACCACGCGGTGGGCTTCACCCCCCGCCCCCGGGCCGGGGACCCGCTGATCCCGATCGGGGCCCCGCACCGCCCCGACACCTTCTACGGCCTGTCCAAGTCCTTCGGCGAGGACCTGGCCCAGCTCTACTGGGACAAGCACGGCCTGGAGACGGTCTCCGTACGCATCGGCTCCTGTTTCCCCGAGCCCACCAGCGTCCGCATGCTCTCCCTCTGGATGAGCCCGGCCGACGGCGCCCGCCTCTTCCACGCGGCCCTGACCGCCGAGGACGTCGGCCACACCATCGTCTACGGCTCCTCCGCCAACACCCGGCTGTGGTGGGACCTCTCCACCGCCCGCGCCCTCGGCTACGCACCGCGGGACGACTCCGAGCCGTACGCCGAGAAGCTGATCGCCGAGCACGGCGAACTGGACCCGGACGACGTGGCCCACGCCCACCTGGGCGGCCACTTCGTGAGCGACCCGCCGATCTGGCCGTACTGA